In Candidatus Auribacterota bacterium, a genomic segment contains:
- a CDS encoding ATP-binding protein produces the protein MRAPGDRRELVSRLKWFMLARLILISLLLGVSPFIFHLGATPYFFIIGFLYCVTVIYSLLLKTSLPLKIQAYGQFFVDSAMVSLLLSFTGGVDSNFVLIYVLTIVFASLIIGGQAGVVIAVSCSAMYGALGVLQCVGALPEDLSRSIPLSLDPFYVGLMILVRATIFCILGYFGDYLANSLYRHRVELDDLKKINEKILAQLKSGLITTDAGGKIIFVNPVAEEILGYRRGEMMGKSWHYFLGRPVEDIDDRWLAEEAKSFTRCEIKVRRRDGREIPIGFTVSSLVDREGTALGLLILFRDLTSVYRMEERMRRADRLSAAGAILASVAHEVRTPLASIRGAVEVLKESGSFPNGHTRLMEVILKESDRLNRIVSDFLTYGHAGKETRTREDINKLLDEVLSLVREGRKPLAGVRITRENGGGSVYARVEAYKIKQVFINILDNALDAVRGGGSVSVALERAELRPAGGAVARIKIADTGEGMSAERMAHLFEPFYSTKESGTGIGLFLAERIVRNHGGQLEAESREGGGTVFAVTLPCEPEGAPTVR, from the coding sequence ATGAGAGCGCCGGGGGATCGCAGAGAGCTCGTGAGCAGACTCAAGTGGTTCATGCTGGCCCGGCTCATTCTGATCTCCCTGCTCCTGGGGGTGAGCCCTTTTATATTCCACCTGGGGGCGACGCCGTATTTCTTTATCATCGGCTTCCTCTATTGCGTCACCGTCATCTACAGCCTGCTCCTCAAAACATCCCTCCCCCTGAAGATCCAGGCCTACGGCCAGTTCTTCGTGGACAGCGCGATGGTGAGCCTGCTCCTCAGCTTTACCGGGGGGGTTGACAGCAACTTCGTCCTCATCTATGTCCTCACGATTGTCTTCGCGAGCCTCATCATCGGAGGACAGGCGGGAGTGGTGATCGCCGTCAGCTGCAGCGCCATGTACGGCGCGCTCGGCGTCCTTCAGTGTGTGGGTGCGCTGCCGGAGGATTTGAGCAGATCCATACCCCTGTCGCTCGACCCGTTCTATGTCGGCCTCATGATCCTCGTGAGGGCGACGATCTTCTGCATTCTCGGGTACTTCGGCGATTATCTTGCGAACAGCCTGTACCGGCACCGGGTGGAACTGGATGACCTCAAGAAAATCAACGAGAAGATCCTCGCGCAATTGAAGAGCGGCCTCATCACGACGGACGCGGGCGGGAAAATCATATTTGTCAACCCCGTCGCCGAGGAGATACTGGGGTACAGGAGGGGCGAGATGATGGGGAAAAGCTGGCACTACTTTCTGGGGCGGCCCGTCGAAGACATCGACGACCGGTGGCTCGCCGAGGAGGCCAAGTCATTCACCCGGTGCGAGATCAAGGTGCGGCGGAGGGACGGGAGGGAGATCCCGATCGGCTTCACGGTCTCAAGCCTCGTGGACAGGGAGGGTACCGCCCTGGGGCTTCTCATACTCTTCAGGGATCTCACGAGTGTATATCGGATGGAGGAGCGCATGCGCAGGGCCGATCGGCTCTCCGCCGCGGGGGCGATTCTCGCGAGCGTGGCTCACGAGGTGCGCACCCCCCTCGCGTCAATCAGGGGCGCGGTTGAGGTGCTCAAGGAGAGCGGCTCTTTTCCAAACGGGCACACACGATTAATGGAGGTGATCCTCAAGGAGTCGGACCGGCTCAACAGGATCGTGAGCGATTTTCTCACCTATGGCCATGCGGGCAAGGAGACGCGGACGCGGGAGGATATCAATAAACTTCTGGACGAGGTCCTCTCGCTGGTCAGAGAGGGGAGGAAGCCGCTGGCAGGAGTGCGAATCACCCGGGAGAACGGAGGCGGGTCGGTATACGCGCGCGTGGAGGCATACAAGATCAAACAGGTGTTCATCAATATCCTGGATAACGCGCTGGACGCGGTGCGGGGAGGGGGGAGCGTTTCGGTCGCGCTGGAGCGCGCCGAGCTGCGGCCCGCGGGGGGGGCCGTGGCGCGGATAAAAATTGCCGACACCGGTGAGGGGATGAGCGCGGAGAGGATGGCGCATCTGTTCGAACCATTTTATAGCACCAAGGAGAGCGGCACCGGCATAGGACTTTTTCTCGCGGAGAGGATTGTGCGGAACCACGGGGGTCAGCTCGAAGCGGAGAGCAGGGAGGGCGGCGGGACTGTGTTCGCGGTCACGTTGCCCTGCGAGCCCGAAGGTGCCCCTACGGTGAGGTGA
- a CDS encoding ATPase, T2SS/T4P/T4SS family: MSPNDNPEKKGSIEELRDRSGEVSVIKIVNLMLIQAIKDRASDIHIEPFEKELRLRYRVDGVLHDSTPPPKRMQNAIISRIKIMSDLDISERRLPQDGRFRVRAQGRGIDFRVSSLPTSFGEKVVLRVLDKSALQSLDLDKLGFDKQGMDEFMKAISSPYGIILLTGPTGSGKSTTLYTALRMINKPTINIVTVEDPVEYQMEGVNQVSVNAEIGLTFAAGLRSILRQDPDVIMVGEIRDQETADIAIKSALTGHLVLSTLHTNDAASSITRLDDMGIEPFLISSSTLLVAAQRLVRRICKKCKKELEIPDEALKTAQMKYAQNEKPVLYHGTGCPSCKNTGYSGRMALIETISIDDDIRNLVMKRATARQIKLAAMEKGMKTLRMVGLDRVKEGATTLEEVIRVTAAD, translated from the coding sequence ATGTCTCCAAATGATAATCCTGAGAAGAAGGGAAGCATTGAGGAGTTGAGAGATAGGAGTGGCGAGGTATCTGTCATCAAGATCGTCAACCTCATGCTCATTCAGGCCATAAAGGACCGTGCGAGCGATATACACATCGAGCCCTTCGAGAAAGAGTTGCGGCTCCGCTACAGGGTTGACGGTGTCCTCCATGACTCGACTCCTCCGCCGAAGCGCATGCAGAACGCGATCATTTCGCGAATTAAAATCATGTCCGACCTCGACATCTCTGAGAGGCGCCTCCCGCAGGACGGTCGCTTTAGAGTGAGGGCCCAGGGCAGGGGAATCGACTTCCGCGTGTCCTCTCTTCCTACCAGCTTTGGCGAAAAGGTCGTGCTCAGGGTGCTCGATAAGAGTGCCCTCCAGAGCCTTGATCTGGACAAGCTCGGTTTTGATAAACAGGGGATGGATGAATTTATGAAGGCGATCTCCTCCCCTTACGGTATCATTCTCCTCACCGGGCCGACCGGGAGCGGAAAATCCACCACGCTCTACACCGCCCTGAGGATGATCAACAAGCCGACGATCAATATCGTCACCGTCGAGGACCCCGTGGAGTACCAGATGGAGGGAGTGAACCAGGTTTCGGTCAATGCTGAGATCGGCCTCACCTTCGCGGCCGGGCTGAGGTCTATTCTGCGGCAGGACCCCGATGTGATCATGGTGGGCGAGATCAGGGATCAGGAGACTGCCGATATCGCGATCAAATCCGCGCTCACGGGCCACCTCGTGCTCTCCACACTGCACACGAATGATGCCGCCAGTTCCATCACCAGACTCGACGATATGGGGATTGAGCCTTTCCTGATCTCCTCATCAACGCTCCTCGTCGCGGCGCAGCGGCTGGTCAGGCGCATCTGCAAGAAATGTAAAAAGGAATTGGAGATACCCGACGAGGCGCTCAAGACGGCCCAGATGAAGTATGCGCAGAATGAAAAGCCCGTGCTCTATCACGGGACGGGATGCCCCTCATGCAAGAACACGGGTTATTCGGGCCGAATGGCCCTCATCGAAACAATTTCCATTGATGATGATATCAGGAACCTCGTTATGAAAAGGGCAACGGCGCGCCAGATCAAGCTCGCCGCGATGGAGAAGGGGATGAAGACCCTCCGGATGGTTGGGCTGGATCGGGTCAAGGAGGGGGCGACGACGCTTGAGGAGGTGATTCGGGTTACCGCCGCCGATTGA
- a CDS encoding TIGR03960 family B12-binding radical SAM protein: MDDIKNTLEREVLPLVSKPGRYIGGEVGAVVKRDSEVDVRIALAFPDVYEIGMSHLGLKILYAIVNARPRLAAERVFAPWPDMEARLRQQGVPLYSLETFRPLDKFELVGFSLQHELTYTNILTMLDLGGIALLSGDRGRGAFPLVIAGGPGAYNPAPLEDFIDLFVIGDAEEAIVELMSAVGEWKRLHAGTEGKKKDLLRYLAGSVRGVYIPELYRRVYSAEGRLLSYEPREAGLPPRVTRRAIPRLESLRWLQKIPVPNIAVVHDRLALEVRRGCGQGCRFCQAGMIYRPVRDEASSDIHNAARAGLAGTGYEEIALCALSIGDFPDLAGIADRILKCESHGPVSLSLPSLRPDQLSDSLVKRLAQGPKTGITLAPEAGTEVMRRRINKKISMDDLIRFVTDLRGRGWRMVKLYFMIGLPGETEEDLRGIVDSIRKVASIGGRGKGRWEVNVTIASFIPKAHTPFQWEPMEDVERLRRKQAFVRREVRGKNINLKFHDLESSFLEGVFSRGDEKLGEVIAHAWRLGCRFDGWRETFNFGLWREAFEKAGIDPRAYAHRRFADDEHLPWEIIDTGIRKKFLLEEKEKAARGEFTADCVSSGCQGCGACISLGVKPIINEGTNLIRGGAYPRPIGMVLPTQIV; encoded by the coding sequence ATGGACGATATTAAAAATACCCTTGAGCGGGAGGTGCTGCCGCTGGTGTCGAAGCCGGGCCGCTACATCGGAGGCGAAGTGGGAGCGGTGGTCAAGCGGGATTCGGAGGTGGATGTCCGGATCGCGCTCGCCTTCCCGGACGTCTATGAAATCGGCATGAGCCATCTGGGGCTCAAGATTCTGTACGCCATTGTCAATGCCCGGCCGCGCCTGGCCGCGGAGAGGGTTTTTGCCCCCTGGCCGGACATGGAGGCGAGGCTGAGGCAGCAGGGGGTCCCGCTCTACAGCCTGGAAACATTCAGGCCGCTGGATAAATTTGAACTTGTCGGCTTCTCGCTCCAGCATGAGCTCACCTACACCAACATCCTCACCATGCTCGACCTCGGCGGCATCGCGCTTCTCTCGGGAGATCGCGGGAGGGGCGCCTTCCCCCTCGTGATCGCAGGCGGCCCTGGGGCGTATAACCCCGCCCCCCTCGAGGATTTCATCGATCTCTTCGTCATAGGGGACGCTGAAGAAGCGATCGTAGAGCTGATGAGCGCGGTCGGTGAGTGGAAGAGACTGCACGCGGGGACGGAGGGGAAGAAGAAGGATCTGTTGCGGTATCTCGCGGGGAGTGTACGAGGGGTCTACATTCCGGAACTGTACAGGCGTGTCTATTCCGCCGAGGGCAGGCTCCTTTCATACGAACCCCGTGAGGCGGGTTTGCCGCCACGTGTCACGCGGAGGGCAATTCCCCGACTGGAGTCGCTCCGCTGGCTCCAGAAGATACCCGTGCCGAATATCGCGGTTGTCCATGACCGCCTGGCCCTTGAGGTGCGCCGCGGCTGCGGACAGGGGTGCCGGTTCTGCCAGGCGGGAATGATCTACCGGCCGGTCAGGGATGAAGCTTCTAGCGATATCCATAACGCTGCGCGGGCAGGTCTGGCCGGCACCGGCTACGAAGAGATCGCGCTCTGCGCCCTTTCTATCGGCGACTTCCCTGATTTGGCGGGCATCGCTGACCGGATCTTGAAGTGTGAGAGTCACGGGCCGGTCTCGCTTTCACTGCCCTCTCTTCGCCCCGATCAACTCTCCGATTCGCTCGTAAAGCGCCTCGCCCAGGGGCCCAAGACAGGGATCACCCTCGCGCCCGAGGCGGGGACCGAGGTGATGAGGCGCAGGATTAACAAGAAGATTTCCATGGACGACCTCATCCGTTTCGTCACCGATCTCAGGGGGCGAGGCTGGCGGATGGTGAAGCTCTATTTCATGATCGGCCTGCCAGGAGAAACCGAGGAGGACCTCAGGGGAATTGTGGACTCGATACGGAAGGTGGCATCGATCGGAGGGAGGGGGAAGGGGAGGTGGGAGGTGAATGTGACCATCGCCTCGTTCATTCCCAAGGCGCACACCCCATTCCAGTGGGAGCCGATGGAGGATGTGGAGCGCCTCCGCCGGAAGCAGGCGTTCGTGCGACGGGAGGTGAGGGGGAAGAACATCAATCTCAAGTTCCACGATCTGGAGTCGAGTTTCCTGGAGGGGGTATTTTCAAGGGGGGATGAGAAACTCGGGGAGGTCATCGCCCATGCATGGCGGCTCGGGTGCCGCTTTGACGGGTGGCGAGAGACCTTCAATTTCGGGCTCTGGCGAGAGGCGTTCGAGAAGGCCGGAATAGATCCGCGCGCGTATGCCCACCGGAGATTTGCCGACGACGAGCATCTCCCCTGGGAAATAATAGACACAGGGATCCGCAAAAAATTTCTCCTCGAGGAGAAGGAGAAAGCGGCTCGCGGAGAATTTACGGCTGATTGTGTGAGCAGCGGCTGCCAGGGGTGCGGCGCCTGTATTTCTCTCGGAGTAAAGCCGATTATCAACGAAGGAACAAACTTGATAAGAGGAGGGGCGTATCCACGTCCCATTGGTATGGTTCTACCAACACAGATTGTCTAA
- a CDS encoding sigma-54 dependent transcriptional regulator: protein MAKILVIDDEESLLEVLQAAMVKEGYEVTTTTKPDEAIRILHDDHVDAIITDLKMTPIDGLQVLQEAKKLDSDVVVIMITAFGSIETAVEAMKNGAYDYVIKPFQMDEIRMTLRRALAHRNLVKENFSLKRELAGLYRFENIVGASEVMHKLFRKMEKLADTDSTVLIYGESGTGKELVARALHYNSARKDKPFVAVSCSALPETLLESELFGHVKGSFTGAIANKEGLFKVADGGSIFLDEVGSTSPAIQSSLLRVLQEMEIRPVGATKNIKVDVRVIAASNERLEDKIKQGTFREDLYYRLSVIPLDLPPLRERRDDIPLLVDHFMRRALAKRGSAIDVKMSSEVLDMLMSYDWPGNVRELENAIERIVALSDGGLIQLDQLPEKILVPQEIREVTQTKNLKEFVHEKERAHIQRMLRETGGDKKKAARLLGIDLVTLYRKIDRWKSN from the coding sequence ATGGCGAAGATACTTGTTATCGATGATGAGGAGAGCCTCCTCGAGGTGCTCCAGGCCGCGATGGTCAAGGAGGGGTATGAGGTGACGACCACCACGAAGCCGGATGAGGCGATCCGCATTCTCCACGACGACCACGTGGACGCCATTATCACCGATCTCAAGATGACCCCCATTGACGGCCTTCAGGTGCTCCAGGAGGCGAAGAAGCTGGACAGCGATGTGGTGGTGATCATGATTACCGCCTTCGGGTCGATCGAGACTGCCGTGGAGGCGATGAAGAACGGGGCCTATGACTATGTGATCAAGCCGTTCCAGATGGATGAGATCAGAATGACGCTCAGGCGCGCGCTCGCCCACAGGAATCTCGTGAAGGAGAACTTCAGCCTCAAGCGCGAGCTCGCCGGGCTGTACCGATTCGAGAACATTGTGGGTGCGAGCGAGGTGATGCATAAGCTCTTCCGCAAGATGGAGAAGCTCGCGGATACGGACAGCACCGTGCTCATCTATGGCGAGAGCGGCACCGGGAAGGAGCTCGTTGCCCGGGCGCTCCACTACAACAGCGCGCGCAAAGATAAACCTTTTGTGGCGGTGAGCTGCAGCGCCCTGCCAGAAACGCTGCTTGAGTCGGAGCTCTTCGGGCATGTGAAGGGGTCGTTCACGGGGGCGATCGCGAATAAGGAGGGGCTCTTCAAGGTCGCCGATGGGGGCAGTATCTTCCTTGACGAGGTCGGCAGCACGAGCCCCGCGATTCAGTCGAGCCTCCTTCGGGTGCTCCAGGAGATGGAGATCAGGCCCGTCGGGGCAACCAAGAATATCAAAGTGGATGTGCGCGTGATTGCCGCTTCAAACGAGCGGCTCGAGGACAAGATAAAACAGGGAACGTTCCGGGAGGATCTCTATTACCGCCTGAGCGTGATCCCGCTCGACCTCCCGCCGCTCCGCGAGCGGCGGGATGACATCCCCCTGCTCGTGGACCACTTCATGCGCCGGGCGCTCGCGAAGCGCGGGAGCGCGATCGACGTGAAAATGAGCTCGGAGGTATTGGATATGCTCATGAGCTACGATTGGCCGGGCAACGTGCGCGAACTGGAGAATGCGATCGAGAGGATTGTCGCGCTGAGCGATGGGGGGCTGATTCAGCTCGATCAGTTGCCGGAAAAAATCCTGGTGCCGCAGGAGATCCGCGAGGTGACACAGACAAAAAACCTCAAGGAGTTCGTCCATGAGAAGGAACGGGCGCACATTCAGAGGATGCTGAGAGAAACAGGGGGCGACAAGAAGAAGGCCGCGCGCCTCCTTGGCATTGACCTCGTAACGCTCTACCGCAAGATAGACAGGTGGAAATCAAACTGA
- the rodA gene encoding rod shape-determining protein RodA, producing MTGIGLSRHINWSIVACTLALVILGLIFIYSGSYQLMPDARTSYVLRQITWALIGGLAASLFVMLDYRKLATIAFFIYAFFSALLIVVLLTSDPRRGAQSWFSIGAFAVQPSEFAKVALILALARYLSRGDAPRHSPSYLTGALLLALFPVLLILKQPDMGSAIVFIPVLIAMLVAAGVNWSYLFYITIAGILSLPLGWLFLKPYQQTRIRVFLNPQLDPLKSGYNAIQSMIAVGSGGLWGQGWLHGTQTHLRFLPERHTDFIFCVLGEETGFLGCLLVVTLYAIIAFGGLRIAEQSRDEFGRLVAVGVTVLLASHVAINIGMTIGLLPITGLPLPLMSYGGSSLVSTLICLGILQSICARRYIF from the coding sequence ATGACCGGCATCGGGTTATCCAGGCACATCAACTGGAGTATCGTCGCGTGCACGCTCGCGCTCGTGATACTGGGGCTCATCTTTATCTACAGCGGCTCCTATCAGCTCATGCCCGATGCGCGCACGAGCTACGTACTCAGGCAGATCACATGGGCGTTGATCGGCGGCCTCGCTGCTTCCCTGTTCGTGATGCTCGACTATCGAAAGCTGGCGACAATCGCCTTCTTCATCTATGCCTTTTTTAGCGCGCTGCTCATTGTCGTGCTCCTCACGTCTGATCCGAGGCGGGGGGCTCAGAGCTGGTTCTCCATAGGGGCTTTTGCCGTCCAGCCTTCCGAGTTCGCCAAGGTTGCCCTCATCCTCGCGCTCGCGCGGTACCTTTCCCGGGGGGACGCGCCCCGGCATTCCCCGTCGTATCTGACGGGGGCGTTGCTGCTCGCGCTTTTCCCTGTCCTGCTCATCCTCAAGCAGCCGGACATGGGGAGCGCCATTGTGTTCATTCCGGTGCTCATCGCGATGCTCGTCGCGGCCGGGGTGAACTGGTCGTATCTATTTTACATAACGATCGCGGGGATCCTGTCCCTTCCCCTCGGCTGGCTCTTCCTTAAACCGTATCAACAGACGAGGATCAGGGTGTTCCTTAATCCTCAGCTCGACCCGCTCAAATCGGGCTACAATGCGATTCAGTCCATGATCGCCGTGGGTTCGGGCGGGCTCTGGGGGCAGGGCTGGCTCCACGGTACCCAGACGCATCTCCGCTTCCTGCCCGAGCGCCACACGGATTTTATTTTCTGTGTTCTTGGAGAGGAAACGGGTTTCCTGGGATGCCTCCTCGTGGTGACCCTCTACGCGATCATCGCGTTCGGCGGACTCCGCATCGCCGAGCAGTCGCGGGATGAGTTCGGCAGGCTTGTCGCCGTGGGAGTGACGGTGCTCCTCGCGTCGCATGTCGCGATCAACATCGGGATGACGATCGGCCTCTTGCCGATCACCGGCCTGCCGCTGCCGCTCATGAGCTACGGCGGCTCATCGCTCGTCAGCACGCTTATCTGCCTCGGCATTCTCCAGAGCATTTGCGCCCGGAGATACATTTTTTGA
- the mrdA gene encoding penicillin-binding protein 2 — MKAYPEGAFFTSPRIRGIGISILSVFFLLTGYLWHMQVLNGAEYMNMARKNRVRLVRKRAPRGVIYDRQGDLLVDNRASFDVEVIPEDVEDMERVEERLSEVLGIDQKKVRERIRGQRAFTYLPVTVESDVTLEEVLAIEERQPMLAGVQVGVYPRRRYIYSTSAAHLLGYLGMINPEELERLRGRGYTPQDLIGRAGVEKSYERFLAGRAGGQGVQVDNRGYLDKVLYRQEPEQGCALHLTLDLKTQQAAESVLGDGGGAVVALDPRNGELLAMASGPAYDPNAFVPPVDNEIVRDLMSREDHPLVNRAIQGVYPPGSTFKPIVALAALESGAVQKNTTFECTGLFTLGRHPYKCWLERGHRRLNIVDALMFSCNVFFYNTGLRTGRDAIARMACEFGVDELSGIDLPGEKAGVVPTEDWLKEMRIGRWNPGDTVVMAIGQGYVLLTPLRQAMIMAAIANGGKIYRPRVVKQVVSPLGDIVERYQAQLIREIPLREKDLQLVREGLWKVVSSNFGTGQKARLEGVAIAGKTGTVQVGPEGKRRNHAWFVGYAPYADPRIVIAVLLEGKESGGFFAAPAAKKIFAAYFGVNPEDKAPAPTGSDTPHPAQERRI; from the coding sequence ATGAAAGCGTACCCAGAGGGAGCATTCTTCACCTCCCCGCGCATCAGGGGGATTGGAATCTCAATCCTGTCGGTATTTTTTCTGCTGACCGGTTATCTCTGGCATATGCAGGTGCTCAACGGCGCTGAGTACATGAACATGGCCAGAAAAAATCGCGTGCGGCTCGTGCGCAAGCGCGCGCCGCGCGGCGTGATCTATGATCGTCAGGGCGACCTTCTCGTGGACAACCGGGCAAGCTTTGATGTGGAGGTGATCCCGGAGGATGTTGAGGACATGGAGCGCGTCGAGGAGCGCCTCAGCGAGGTGCTCGGGATTGACCAGAAAAAGGTGAGGGAGCGGATACGCGGGCAGCGCGCGTTCACCTACCTGCCGGTGACGGTGGAGAGTGATGTGACCCTGGAGGAGGTGCTCGCGATTGAGGAGCGCCAGCCGATGCTTGCGGGGGTGCAGGTGGGCGTCTATCCGAGGCGACGCTATATTTATTCCACATCCGCGGCGCATCTCCTCGGCTATCTCGGCATGATCAACCCGGAGGAGCTCGAGCGGCTCCGCGGCCGGGGCTATACACCGCAGGACCTCATCGGCAGGGCGGGGGTTGAGAAGAGCTATGAGAGATTCCTGGCGGGCAGGGCGGGGGGCCAGGGTGTCCAGGTCGATAACCGCGGCTACCTGGACAAGGTGCTCTACCGTCAGGAGCCCGAGCAGGGGTGCGCGCTCCATCTCACGCTCGATTTGAAGACCCAGCAGGCCGCGGAGTCTGTGTTGGGCGATGGCGGGGGGGCGGTGGTGGCGCTCGATCCGCGCAACGGGGAGCTGCTCGCCATGGCGAGCGGTCCCGCCTATGATCCGAATGCCTTTGTCCCGCCCGTGGACAATGAGATCGTACGCGACCTCATGTCGCGCGAGGACCACCCGCTCGTCAATAGGGCGATTCAGGGGGTTTACCCGCCCGGTTCGACGTTCAAGCCGATCGTCGCGCTCGCGGCGCTGGAGAGCGGAGCGGTGCAGAAGAACACCACGTTTGAGTGCACGGGCCTGTTCACCCTGGGGCGGCATCCCTATAAGTGCTGGCTTGAACGGGGGCACCGCCGGCTGAACATTGTTGACGCGCTGATGTTCTCGTGCAATGTTTTTTTCTACAATACCGGACTGCGCACCGGACGGGATGCGATCGCGAGGATGGCATGTGAATTCGGCGTGGACGAGCTGAGCGGGATCGATCTCCCCGGTGAAAAAGCGGGCGTGGTGCCCACCGAGGACTGGCTCAAGGAGATGCGCATCGGGCGATGGAACCCCGGGGATACGGTGGTCATGGCCATCGGACAGGGATACGTGCTGCTCACTCCGCTGAGGCAGGCGATGATAATGGCGGCGATCGCGAACGGCGGCAAGATCTACAGGCCCCGCGTGGTGAAACAGGTGGTCTCCCCTCTTGGAGATATTGTTGAACGATATCAAGCTCAACTCATCAGGGAGATCCCACTGCGGGAGAAAGACCTCCAGCTGGTGCGGGAGGGGTTGTGGAAGGTGGTGAGTTCAAATTTCGGGACCGGCCAGAAAGCCAGGCTGGAGGGTGTCGCGATCGCCGGGAAGACAGGGACGGTGCAGGTGGGGCCCGAGGGGAAGCGGAGAAACCACGCCTGGTTTGTCGGCTATGCGCCATATGCTGATCCCCGGATCGTTATCGCGGTGCTCCTGGAGGGGAAGGAGTCGGGCGGCTTCTTCGCTGCCCCGGCAGCCAAGAAGATCTTCGCCGCGTACTTCGGCGTGAATCCTGAAGACAAAGCCCCTGCCCCCACCGGAAGCGACACGCCGCACCCCGCACAGGAGCGCCGCATATGA
- a CDS encoding type II secretion system F family protein has translation MPTFKYFAKDLQGNNVTATMTAENEGSVISSLRRSGLLPVRIIREGDARAARSMLFLKKKVKSEAVVIFCRQLATMIDAGLPLVQGLEALEEQQAQNKFFAEILRTVKEDVEGGKSLSDALDKHPRTFSHLIVNLVRAGENSGTLAEIMDRIAKYLESARTLQKKVKSAMMYPVVVSVMAVLITMVLLVKVIPVFGTIYSSFGAELPLPTKMLLRVSDLLRKYLPLVVAALVGLVLGVRKFYRTDKGRLKIDNLKFRIPVFGDLIRKVVLSRFARTLATLVRSGVPILQSLDIVGKTAGNYAVELAVARAAQKVKEGESIASPLEGTGMFPPMVVRMISVGEKTGRVDTMLEKIADFYDEQVNTTLAGLTALIEPLLIAFLGIVVGTIVICMFMPILKLSSIVKI, from the coding sequence ATGCCGACGTTCAAGTATTTCGCAAAGGATCTTCAGGGGAACAATGTCACGGCCACGATGACCGCGGAGAACGAGGGGTCGGTCATCAGCAGCCTGCGCAGGAGCGGATTGTTGCCCGTGCGGATTATCCGGGAGGGAGACGCGCGCGCCGCACGCAGCATGCTTTTTTTAAAAAAGAAGGTGAAATCGGAGGCGGTCGTCATTTTCTGCAGGCAGCTCGCCACGATGATCGATGCGGGCCTGCCGCTCGTCCAGGGGCTTGAGGCCCTGGAGGAACAGCAGGCACAGAACAAATTCTTCGCGGAGATTCTCAGGACCGTCAAAGAAGATGTGGAGGGGGGGAAGAGTCTCTCGGACGCGCTGGACAAGCATCCAAGAACGTTCAGCCACCTGATTGTCAACCTCGTACGCGCGGGTGAAAACAGCGGAACGCTCGCGGAGATTATGGATCGCATCGCGAAATACCTGGAGTCTGCCCGCACGCTTCAGAAGAAGGTAAAGTCCGCGATGATGTATCCGGTAGTCGTATCGGTCATGGCGGTACTCATCACCATGGTCCTCCTCGTGAAGGTGATCCCGGTTTTTGGGACCATTTATTCAAGTTTTGGCGCTGAGCTTCCCCTCCCCACGAAGATGCTGCTCCGGGTCAGTGACCTGTTGAGAAAATATCTCCCCCTCGTGGTCGCGGCCCTCGTGGGTCTCGTGCTGGGAGTGAGGAAATTCTATCGCACGGATAAAGGCCGGCTGAAGATCGATAATTTAAAGTTCCGCATACCGGTCTTCGGCGACCTGATCCGGAAAGTGGTCCTCTCGCGTTTCGCGAGGACGCTCGCCACATTGGTGCGCAGCGGCGTGCCGATATTGCAATCATTGGATATCGTGGGGAAGACTGCGGGGAATTATGCGGTGGAGCTCGCGGTTGCCAGAGCCGCTCAGAAGGTCAAGGAGGGGGAGAGCATCGCCTCGCCGCTGGAGGGAACGGGCATGTTCCCCCCCATGGTGGTGAGGATGATCTCCGTGGGGGAGAAGACCGGGAGGGTGGATACCATGCTGGAGAAGATCGCCGACTTCTACGATGAGCAGGTGAACACCACACTCGCCGGGCTCACCGCGCTCATCGAGCCGCTCCTCATCGCGTTTCTCGGCATTGTCGTCGGCACCATCGTGATCTGCATGTTCATGCCGATTTTGAAGCTGTCATCCATTGTAAAGATATAG